The proteins below are encoded in one region of Nakamurella flava:
- a CDS encoding amidase, with protein MTDTLQTAVDLADLSATELLALFADGRTTPTEAVQACLRRIESTDRDVNAVLTLLADQALAAAAESDRRWADGTARPLEGVPYGLKDIVATAGIRTTGGSALFTDHVPTQDAVLAARLAQAGGILLAKLGTFEFACGGAVNRTFGPVRNPYDHNRTTGGSSSGSGASVALGQLPLAIGTDTGGSIRIPSAFCGLSGLKPTYGRVPRAGVMGLSWSLDHAGPMTRSVADCAVMLDVIAGESADDPTSLPLPERPFAAALGTPVAGMRVGRAPATFETPMHPEVADAYQAALAELADLGVEIVEVELPTFDLAATTSWLIIYAEMLSLHGDHVHDIENRDEMGATLLGAGPFVSASDYLRALRLRVGFQRELAAAMDGLDALVTPAMTALPPLISPAMVSDLGDHEVDWLVAACQPMVPFNLTGNPALVVPSGTVQGLPVSLQFVGHQRDEATILALGSAWQAATDHHLVRPPALSTLHD; from the coding sequence ATGACCGACACCCTGCAGACTGCCGTCGATCTCGCCGATCTCAGCGCCACCGAGTTGCTGGCGCTCTTCGCCGACGGTCGGACCACCCCGACCGAGGCGGTGCAGGCCTGTCTGCGCCGGATCGAGTCCACCGACCGAGACGTCAACGCGGTCCTGACGCTGCTGGCCGACCAGGCGCTGGCCGCCGCGGCCGAGTCCGACCGCCGCTGGGCCGACGGCACCGCCCGGCCGCTGGAGGGAGTCCCCTACGGCCTCAAGGACATCGTCGCGACCGCCGGGATCCGTACCACCGGCGGCTCGGCCCTGTTCACCGACCACGTCCCCACCCAGGACGCGGTGCTGGCCGCCCGGCTCGCGCAGGCCGGCGGGATCCTGCTGGCCAAGCTGGGCACGTTCGAGTTCGCCTGCGGCGGGGCGGTCAACCGCACCTTCGGGCCGGTCCGCAACCCCTACGACCACAACCGGACCACCGGCGGATCCTCCAGCGGGTCCGGCGCCTCGGTCGCCCTCGGCCAGCTCCCGCTGGCCATCGGTACCGATACCGGCGGCTCCATCCGGATCCCCAGCGCCTTCTGCGGGCTGTCGGGGCTCAAGCCGACCTACGGCCGGGTGCCCCGGGCCGGGGTGATGGGGCTGTCCTGGAGTCTGGACCACGCCGGACCGATGACCCGTTCGGTGGCCGACTGCGCGGTGATGCTCGACGTCATCGCCGGGGAGTCGGCCGACGACCCGACATCCCTGCCCCTCCCGGAGCGACCGTTCGCCGCAGCCCTGGGCACGCCGGTCGCCGGTATGCGGGTCGGTCGGGCCCCGGCCACCTTCGAGACGCCCATGCACCCCGAGGTCGCCGACGCCTACCAGGCGGCCCTGGCCGAACTGGCCGACCTGGGGGTCGAGATCGTGGAGGTGGAGTTGCCCACCTTCGACCTGGCGGCGACGACGTCGTGGCTGATCATCTACGCCGAGATGCTGTCGCTGCACGGCGATCACGTCCACGACATCGAGAACCGCGACGAGATGGGCGCGACCCTGCTCGGGGCCGGACCGTTCGTCTCGGCGTCGGACTACCTGCGGGCCCTCCGGCTGCGGGTGGGCTTCCAGCGCGAGTTGGCCGCGGCGATGGACGGTCTCGACGCCCTGGTCACCCCGGCGATGACCGCCCTCCCGCCGCTCATCTCGCCGGCCATGGTCAGCGACCTCGGCGATCACGAGGTCGACTGGCTGGTCGCGGCGTGTCAGCCCATGGTGCCGTTCAACCTGACCGGCAACCCCGCGCTCGTGGTGCCGTCCGGCACGGTCCAGGGCCTGCCCGTCAGCCTGCAATTCGTCGGCCATCAGCGTGACGAGGCCACGATTCTCGCCCTGGGCTCGGCCTGGCAGGCCGCCACCGACCACCACCTCGTCCGACCCCCCGCCCTGTCCACCCTGCACGACTGA
- a CDS encoding amidase, with translation MYTSITDAAAALRSGETTSVDLVRAGYALADAHDSELGVYLARFDETALAAAEKADAELAGGVDRGPLHGIPIGVKDIITTEEGETTAQSLVLDRSWGVGDAPVVARLRAAGAVITGKLTTMEYAIGMPDVTKPFPLPRNPWNTAHYSGGSSSGTGGGVAAGFVLGGLGTDTGGSVRWPAAVDGISGMKQTFGRVPKAGCVPLGYSYDNIGPMARSAADCAAMLSVMAGHDPRDACSVDRPVDDYLSGLTGSLDGMRIGLDTLKAHSGEFWDPALDGLLADAVTALEAAGATVVEVDLPLYEELKTITMSGFCAEAYAYHRPDLQSRWPDFAAGTRAAVIDGALISGGDYVQMQRVRRVGQRLLGELYADAGIDLIVTPTTSEPAPLFDDMKLADLIPSLHTPYWNAVGNPAMSVPMGFSAAGLPMGLQLCGKPFDEAAVFAAGHAFQQQTDWHTRVPAMITASSALAA, from the coding sequence ATGTACACCTCCATCACCGACGCCGCCGCGGCCCTGCGGTCCGGCGAGACCACCTCGGTCGACCTGGTCCGTGCGGGCTACGCGCTGGCCGACGCCCACGATTCCGAACTGGGCGTCTACCTGGCCCGGTTCGACGAGACCGCGCTGGCCGCGGCCGAGAAGGCCGACGCCGAGCTGGCCGGCGGGGTCGATCGCGGCCCGTTGCACGGCATCCCGATCGGGGTGAAGGACATCATCACCACCGAGGAGGGCGAGACCACCGCTCAGAGCCTGGTTCTCGACCGGTCCTGGGGTGTCGGCGACGCCCCGGTGGTCGCCCGGCTGCGCGCCGCCGGCGCGGTCATCACCGGCAAGCTCACCACGATGGAATACGCCATCGGCATGCCCGACGTCACCAAGCCGTTCCCGCTGCCGCGCAACCCGTGGAACACCGCCCACTACTCCGGCGGATCGAGCTCGGGCACCGGCGGCGGCGTCGCGGCCGGGTTCGTGCTGGGTGGGCTGGGCACCGACACCGGCGGGTCGGTCCGTTGGCCGGCCGCGGTCGACGGGATCTCCGGGATGAAGCAGACCTTTGGCCGCGTGCCCAAGGCCGGCTGCGTCCCGCTGGGCTACAGCTACGACAACATCGGTCCGATGGCCCGGTCGGCCGCCGACTGCGCGGCCATGCTCAGCGTCATGGCCGGGCACGACCCGCGCGACGCCTGCAGCGTGGACCGTCCGGTCGACGACTACCTGTCCGGCCTCACCGGCTCGCTGGACGGGATGCGGATCGGTCTGGACACGCTGAAGGCGCACAGCGGCGAGTTCTGGGATCCGGCCCTGGACGGTCTGCTCGCCGACGCGGTGACGGCACTGGAAGCGGCCGGGGCGACCGTGGTGGAGGTGGACCTGCCGCTGTACGAGGAGTTGAAGACCATCACCATGTCCGGCTTCTGCGCCGAGGCCTACGCCTACCACCGCCCCGACCTGCAGTCGCGCTGGCCCGACTTCGCGGCCGGCACCCGGGCGGCGGTCATCGACGGCGCCCTGATCTCGGGCGGCGACTACGTGCAGATGCAGCGCGTCCGGCGGGTCGGCCAGCGGCTGCTCGGCGAGCTCTACGCCGACGCCGGCATCGACCTGATCGTCACGCCGACGACCAGCGAACCCGCTCCCCTGTTCGACGACATGAAGCTGGCCGACCTCATCCCCAGCCTGCACACGCCGTACTGGAACGCGGTCGGCAACCCGGCGATGTCGGTGCCGATGGGGTTCAGCGCCGCCGGGCTGCCGATGGGCCTGCAGCTGTGCGGCAAGCCGTTCGACGAGGCGGCCGTCTTCGCCGCCGGCCACGCCTTCCAGCAGCAGACCGACTGGCACACCCGGGTGCCGGCCATGATCACCGCCTCGTCCGCCCTCGCCGCCTGA
- a CDS encoding amino acid ABC transporter ATP-binding protein has protein sequence MLMARGVRKSYGGTPVVKGIDLDVNAGEVLCLLGASGSGKSTFLRCINHLERMDAGWISVNGELVGYRRRNGKLYELRDRDIARQRSRIGMVFQQFNLFPHLSVLDNLMEAPLRVRREKPAAVRERSLTLLERVGLAGRASAYPRQLSGGQQQRVAIARALAMQPDLMLFDEPTSALDPELVGDVLAVMRDLAADGMTMIVVTHEIGFAREVADQVAFLDDGVILEQGPPEQVLDNATQDRTRSFLARVV, from the coding sequence ATGCTGATGGCCCGCGGCGTCCGCAAGTCGTACGGCGGCACACCGGTCGTCAAGGGGATCGACCTCGACGTGAACGCCGGGGAGGTGCTCTGCCTGCTCGGTGCGTCCGGGTCGGGCAAGAGCACGTTCCTGCGGTGCATCAACCACCTCGAACGCATGGACGCCGGCTGGATCAGCGTCAACGGTGAACTGGTCGGCTACCGGCGGCGTAACGGCAAGCTGTACGAGCTCCGCGACCGGGACATCGCCCGGCAGCGCAGCCGCATCGGGATGGTGTTCCAGCAGTTCAACCTGTTTCCGCACCTGTCGGTGCTGGACAACCTGATGGAGGCGCCGCTGCGGGTGCGCCGCGAGAAGCCGGCGGCCGTCCGCGAACGCTCGCTGACGCTGCTCGAGCGGGTGGGCCTGGCCGGGCGGGCCTCGGCCTACCCGCGCCAGCTCTCCGGCGGCCAGCAGCAGCGGGTGGCCATCGCCCGGGCCCTGGCCATGCAGCCGGATCTGATGTTGTTCGACGAGCCGACGTCGGCGCTGGACCCGGAACTGGTCGGCGACGTCCTCGCCGTCATGCGGGATCTCGCCGCCGACGGTATGACGATGATCGTGGTCACTCACGAGATCGGTTTCGCCCGGGAGGTGGCCGACCAGGTGGCGTTCCTGGACGACGGGGTGATCCTCGAGCAGGGGCCGCCGGAGCAGGTGCTGGACAACGCGACCCAGGACCGGACTCGGTCGTTCCTGGCCCGGGTGGTGTGA
- a CDS encoding amino acid ABC transporter permease yields MADRTAPGADVEVAGEVVKLRHPGRWVAVAVVLVLVAMLVTSLVSNENYQWDIVFQYFTSTAVLEGLRMTLLLTVVAMVVGVLLGIVLAVARDSANPLVSTAALLYIGFFRGTPLLVQLIFWFNLSALYPVLSLGIPFGPTFVSGSTNALITPLVAAILGLGLNEAAYMAEIVRAGLQSVDHGQTQAAQALGMTARQVFRRIVLPQALRVIIPPTGNQTISMLKTTSLVSVIALPELLFAVQIIYSRTYQVIPLLITASLWYLILTTVLTVGQTFLERRLRRGDHNRPVAAGTDSTAAVDDSIDGPVDLAKDRSR; encoded by the coding sequence GTGGCTGATCGGACCGCGCCGGGAGCGGACGTCGAAGTGGCCGGCGAGGTCGTCAAGCTCCGGCACCCCGGCCGCTGGGTCGCCGTCGCGGTCGTCCTGGTCCTGGTGGCCATGTTGGTCACCTCGCTCGTCAGCAACGAGAACTATCAGTGGGACATCGTCTTCCAGTACTTCACCAGCACCGCGGTGCTGGAGGGGCTGCGGATGACCCTGCTGCTCACAGTCGTCGCGATGGTCGTCGGGGTGCTGCTGGGCATCGTCCTGGCGGTGGCCCGGGACTCGGCGAACCCGCTGGTGTCCACCGCCGCGCTGCTCTACATCGGATTCTTCCGGGGCACCCCGCTGCTGGTGCAGTTGATCTTCTGGTTCAACCTCTCGGCGCTCTATCCGGTGCTGTCGCTGGGCATCCCGTTCGGGCCGACGTTCGTCTCCGGCAGCACCAACGCGCTCATCACCCCGCTGGTGGCGGCCATCCTCGGGCTGGGACTCAACGAGGCCGCCTACATGGCCGAGATCGTCCGCGCGGGACTGCAATCCGTCGACCACGGCCAGACCCAGGCCGCTCAGGCGCTCGGGATGACCGCCCGGCAGGTGTTCCGCCGCATCGTCCTGCCGCAGGCGTTGCGGGTCATCATCCCGCCCACCGGCAATCAGACCATCTCGATGCTCAAGACCACCTCGCTGGTGAGCGTCATCGCCCTGCCGGAGCTGCTGTTCGCCGTCCAGATCATCTACTCCCGGACCTACCAGGTGATCCCGCTGCTCATCACCGCGAGCCTGTGGTACCTGATCCTGACGACCGTCCTGACCGTCGGGCAGACGTTCCTGGAGCGACGACTGCGGCGCGGCGACCACAACCGACCCGTCGCGGCCGGCACCGATTCGACGGCCGCCGTCGACGACTCCATCGATGGGCCAGTCGATCTGGCGAAGGACCGGTCCCGATGA
- a CDS encoding ABC transporter substrate-binding protein: MAVLIGALAAVMAGCGGSDSAAGSASGAGPADSATAAAPAGSATVVPAARDLVPQDIRDRGTLVVATGEGYPPFEFYDEAGTTLQGVDPEMVAAIAGTLGLRPELQVLKFDGIIPGLQGGRFDMAAAAMGVTAERNQVVDFVTYFEGGASLLTRGGNPEGLTLDNLCGRTIGAQKGTIYVDNVLPKLTAACEANGQPAITVDVYPDAAQTNLAVSSGRAVGVVSDYGPLAYVAQQSNGQFSVLDANYDPAPYGFAVPKGSELAPAIEAAVEALIADGTYQQVLQKWNVSTGAITDPTVARG, translated from the coding sequence GTGGCCGTACTGATCGGCGCGCTGGCCGCCGTGATGGCCGGTTGTGGCGGCTCCGACTCCGCCGCCGGCTCGGCGTCCGGTGCCGGGCCCGCCGACTCCGCCACGGCCGCCGCGCCGGCCGGTTCGGCCACCGTCGTCCCGGCCGCCCGGGATCTGGTCCCGCAGGACATCCGCGACCGCGGAACCCTGGTCGTGGCCACCGGGGAGGGCTACCCGCCGTTCGAGTTCTACGACGAGGCCGGCACCACACTGCAGGGCGTCGACCCGGAGATGGTCGCGGCCATCGCCGGCACCCTCGGATTGCGACCGGAACTGCAGGTCCTGAAGTTCGACGGCATCATCCCCGGCCTGCAGGGTGGCCGCTTCGACATGGCCGCCGCGGCCATGGGTGTCACCGCCGAACGCAACCAGGTGGTCGACTTCGTCACCTACTTCGAGGGCGGGGCTTCCCTGCTGACCCGGGGTGGCAACCCGGAGGGGCTGACCCTGGACAACCTGTGCGGCCGCACCATCGGCGCCCAGAAGGGCACCATCTACGTCGACAACGTGCTCCCGAAGCTCACCGCGGCGTGCGAGGCCAACGGGCAGCCGGCGATCACTGTCGACGTCTACCCGGACGCGGCGCAGACCAACCTGGCGGTCAGCAGCGGCCGGGCGGTGGGCGTGGTCTCGGACTACGGCCCGCTGGCCTACGTCGCCCAGCAGTCGAACGGACAGTTCTCCGTGCTGGACGCCAACTACGACCCGGCGCCCTACGGGTTCGCCGTCCCCAAGGGTTCCGAGCTCGCCCCGGCCATCGAGGCCGCCGTGGAGGCCCTGATCGCCGACGGCACCTACCAGCAGGTGCTGCAGAAGTGGAACGTGTCGACGGGCGCCATCACGGACCCGACGGTCGCCCGTGGCTGA